The proteins below are encoded in one region of Qipengyuania sp. HL-TH1:
- a CDS encoding deoxyribodipyrimidine photo-lyase, with product MANPHIVWLRRDLRMADQPALHAAAQAGPVIPVYVLDDERAGDHAYGGASLVWLHYSLESLGTSLGKRRSKIVLLRGDAPQVLAALADEVGATCIHAMRHYEPWWKEAEDELRDALAGLGGEERRLCLYDGNYLLPPGSVTTGSGDPYKIYTPFAKSMLEVMPPRDPLPEPETLSSPDSWPDSDELADWALLPTKPDWAGGIRDFWDFGEDAAHDRLDWWADVVGDYDEGRNLPSEDTTSRLSPHLHWGEVSPAQVWHALKDKRSDGWNTFAKEVIWRDYAQNVIDQFPDYPRESYRDYDERTLWRNPNAGHLIAQDLTCWQKGMTGYPVVDAGMRQLWQTGWMHNRVRMICASFLVKHLLIDWRFGEQWYWDCLVDADYGNNGVNWQWISGTGVDSNMFVRIMAPLTQSEKFCAADYIREYVPELADLGDDCIHDPPDGKRGDYPVKMIGHREARARALAAYRSAKG from the coding sequence ATCGCTAACCCACATATCGTCTGGCTGCGGCGCGATTTGCGCATGGCCGACCAGCCTGCGCTCCATGCCGCCGCGCAGGCCGGCCCCGTCATCCCGGTCTATGTGCTCGACGACGAACGCGCAGGTGATCATGCCTATGGCGGTGCCTCGCTGGTCTGGCTGCACTATTCGCTCGAAAGCCTCGGCACATCGCTTGGGAAGCGTCGCTCGAAGATCGTGCTGCTCCGGGGCGACGCCCCGCAGGTGCTTGCCGCGCTCGCCGACGAGGTCGGGGCCACCTGCATCCACGCGATGCGCCACTACGAGCCGTGGTGGAAGGAAGCCGAAGACGAGCTGCGCGATGCGCTTGCGGGTTTGGGGGGTGAGGAGCGCAGACTGTGCCTCTACGACGGCAACTACCTGCTTCCGCCCGGCAGTGTGACCACCGGTTCGGGCGATCCGTACAAGATCTACACCCCGTTTGCGAAATCCATGCTGGAGGTGATGCCGCCGCGCGACCCGCTGCCCGAGCCGGAAACGCTGTCGTCGCCCGATAGCTGGCCCGACAGCGACGAACTGGCCGATTGGGCGCTGCTTCCCACGAAGCCCGACTGGGCGGGCGGCATCCGCGATTTCTGGGACTTCGGCGAGGACGCTGCGCATGACCGGCTCGACTGGTGGGCCGATGTGGTGGGCGATTACGACGAGGGCCGCAATCTGCCGTCCGAAGACACCACCTCGCGCCTGTCGCCGCATTTGCACTGGGGCGAGGTCAGTCCCGCGCAGGTGTGGCACGCATTGAAGGACAAGCGCAGCGACGGCTGGAACACCTTCGCCAAGGAAGTGATCTGGCGCGATTATGCGCAGAACGTGATCGACCAGTTCCCCGATTACCCGCGCGAAAGCTACCGCGACTACGACGAGCGCACGCTGTGGCGGAACCCCAATGCGGGGCATCTGATCGCGCAGGACCTCACGTGCTGGCAGAAGGGCATGACGGGCTATCCGGTGGTCGATGCGGGGATGCGCCAGCTGTGGCAGACCGGCTGGATGCACAACCGCGTGCGGATGATCTGCGCCAGCTTCCTCGTAAAGCACCTGCTGATCGACTGGCGCTTCGGCGAGCAATGGTATTGGGACTGCCTGGTCGATGCCGATTACGGCAATAACGGCGTCAACTGGCAGTGGATCTCGGGCACCGGGGTCGACAGCAACATGTTCGTGCGGATCATGGCCCCGCTGACGCAGAGCGAGAAGTTCTGCGCCGCCGATTACATCCGCGAATATGTCCCCGAACTGGCCGATCTGGGCGACGATTGCATCCACGACCCGCCCGACGGGAAGCGCGGCGACTATCCGGTCAAGATGATCGGCCACAGGGAAGCGCGCGCGCGGGCACTGGCGGCGTACCGGTCGGCCAAAGGCTAG
- a CDS encoding SDR family NAD(P)-dependent oxidoreductase: MDQPLANRLALVTGASKGIGAATARALAAAGAHVVLTGRDVPALEAVEDAIHAVGGASTIAPVDLAESDGLARLASAIAGRWDKLDYLVISAAYLPALTPVTQIDGKQLGQALTVNFLATQALLANFDPLLKRAEAGRVIGLTSSVGASPRAYWSAYGATKAAFDNLLESYAQEVEKISKVRVALVDPGATRTAMRAKAYPGEDPQSVKDPATVADRLVELLVNDFTGFHRERVDG, translated from the coding sequence ATGGACCAGCCGCTCGCCAATCGCCTCGCGCTCGTCACCGGGGCAAGCAAGGGTATCGGCGCCGCCACCGCGCGCGCGCTGGCCGCCGCCGGGGCGCATGTGGTGCTGACCGGCCGCGACGTTCCCGCGCTCGAAGCGGTCGAGGATGCGATCCACGCAGTCGGCGGGGCATCGACCATCGCCCCGGTGGACCTTGCCGAAAGCGACGGGCTGGCACGGCTTGCCTCGGCCATTGCAGGCCGCTGGGACAAGCTCGATTATCTCGTGATTTCCGCAGCCTATCTGCCGGCCCTCACACCGGTTACGCAGATCGACGGCAAGCAGCTCGGCCAGGCGCTGACCGTCAATTTCCTCGCCACGCAGGCGCTGCTGGCCAATTTCGACCCGCTGCTCAAGCGCGCCGAAGCGGGCCGGGTGATCGGCCTGACCAGCAGTGTCGGGGCCAGCCCGCGCGCCTATTGGTCGGCCTATGGCGCGACCAAGGCGGCGTTCGACAATCTGCTCGAAAGCTATGCGCAGGAAGTCGAGAAGATCTCCAAGGTTCGCGTCGCGCTGGTCGATCCGGGCGCCACGCGCACTGCCATGCGCGCCAAGGCCTATCCGGGCGAAGACCCGCAATCGGTCAAGGACCCTGCCACCGTCGCCGACCGTCTTGTCGAATTGCTTGTTAACGATTTCACCGGGTTCCACCGCGAGCGCGTCGACGGGTGA
- a CDS encoding ABC transporter ATP-binding protein yields the protein MSNMGVKPVVELKQLTRSFEQGGERIDVLRGVDLAIRPGEIVALLGPSGSGKSTLLQAVGLLEGGFGGEIVIGGHSAEKSNSRARTLLRRDHLGFVYQFHHLLPDFDARENVVLPQLVAGRSHGEAEARAEQLLIALGLGHRLDHRPSQLSGGEQQRVAVARGLANKPDLVLADEPTGNLDEATADKVLAEFLGLVRGEGSAALIATHNERLAQRMDRVVRLHDGVLA from the coding sequence ATGAGTAATATGGGCGTGAAACCGGTGGTCGAGCTCAAGCAGCTTACCCGCAGCTTCGAGCAGGGCGGCGAGCGGATCGACGTGCTGCGCGGGGTCGACCTCGCGATCCGCCCGGGCGAAATCGTCGCGCTGCTGGGTCCCTCGGGCTCAGGCAAGTCGACGCTGCTCCAGGCGGTCGGCCTGCTCGAGGGGGGCTTTGGCGGCGAGATCGTCATCGGCGGCCATTCGGCGGAAAAATCGAACTCGCGCGCGCGCACCTTGCTACGCCGCGACCATCTCGGTTTCGTCTACCAGTTCCATCACCTGCTCCCCGATTTCGATGCGCGCGAAAATGTCGTCCTGCCCCAGCTTGTCGCCGGCCGCTCGCATGGCGAGGCCGAGGCGCGCGCCGAACAATTGCTTATCGCGCTGGGGCTCGGGCACCGACTCGATCATCGCCCGAGCCAGCTTTCGGGCGGCGAACAGCAACGCGTCGCGGTTGCCCGCGGGCTGGCCAACAAGCCCGATCTCGTGCTGGCCGACGAACCGACTGGCAATCTCGACGAGGCCACCGCCGACAAGGTGCTCGCCGAATTCCTCGGGCTGGTGCGCGGCGAAGGCAGCGCGGCGCTGATCGCCACGCATAACGAACGCCTGGCGCAGAGGATGGACCGCGTGGTCCGGCTGCACGACGGCGTGCTGGCATAG
- a CDS encoding PilZ domain-containing protein, producing the protein MIQHSQDPYTLAAQEDRCAPRAKLSIPGQLRASGGRAFQTVIHDLSVSGFSAAALNRMHEGQLCWLTLPGLESLQAQVVWWENSMVGCAFSELLGSIVHDNILARYTSEGAAYRPY; encoded by the coding sequence ATGATCCAACATTCGCAAGATCCATACACGCTGGCCGCGCAGGAAGACCGCTGTGCACCGCGCGCCAAATTGTCCATCCCCGGCCAATTGCGCGCCAGTGGAGGCCGCGCCTTCCAGACCGTGATCCACGATCTGTCGGTGTCGGGCTTTTCCGCCGCCGCGCTCAACCGCATGCATGAAGGCCAGCTGTGCTGGCTCACCCTGCCCGGGCTTGAATCGCTGCAGGCACAGGTCGTGTGGTGGGAAAACTCGATGGTCGGCTGCGCCTTCAGCGAATTGCTCGGCTCGATCGTCCACGACAATATCCTCGCCCGCTACACCAGCGAAGGCGCCGCCTACCGGCCCTACTGA
- a CDS encoding metal-dependent hydrolase, with amino-acid sequence MDNLTHSLVGALIGQAGLKRKTGLAMPALIIGANLPDVDAACFFWLDGVEHLGFRRGITHGPIAWVLLPLLLAGLLYGFDRWQARRGKRPEARLPVNFKWLYALALLGCLTHPALDWLNVYGIRLLEPFSSRWFYGDTLFIIDVWLWALLGFATWFSLRREKRGGEWRRPARIAIAVGLAYIGVNAGITAQQERHGSLHAVIAFGEHIRIGNGFVLEGPVAAEVIANPVPFAFWKRELMFGRDGRWLQEKCWTYDDCFAEPLGEPICEFPDMVVGHTDNSQLDAFLFWSRAPFAERAPDGSVILRDARFYDPRARDRFSVALPDVECEPLANPSP; translated from the coding sequence ATGGACAATCTTACACACAGCCTCGTCGGGGCATTGATCGGGCAGGCGGGGCTCAAGCGGAAGACCGGGCTGGCCATGCCCGCGCTGATCATCGGCGCGAACCTGCCCGATGTCGATGCGGCCTGTTTCTTCTGGCTCGACGGGGTCGAACACCTCGGCTTCCGCCGCGGGATCACGCATGGACCGATCGCCTGGGTGCTGCTGCCGCTGTTACTGGCGGGGCTGCTCTATGGGTTCGACCGCTGGCAGGCGAGGCGCGGCAAGCGGCCCGAGGCGCGCCTGCCGGTCAATTTCAAATGGCTGTACGCACTCGCGCTGCTCGGCTGCCTGACGCATCCCGCGCTCGACTGGCTCAACGTCTACGGCATCCGCCTGCTCGAGCCGTTCTCGAGCCGCTGGTTCTACGGCGACACGCTGTTCATCATCGATGTGTGGCTGTGGGCGCTGCTGGGTTTCGCGACATGGTTTTCGCTCCGCCGGGAGAAGCGGGGCGGAGAGTGGCGAAGGCCTGCGCGGATCGCGATAGCGGTGGGGCTGGCGTATATTGGAGTGAATGCGGGTATTACTGCTCAACAGGAGAGGCACGGCTCTCTGCATGCAGTAATAGCATTCGGAGAGCACATTCGGATCGGTAATGGGTTTGTCTTGGAAGGACCAGTTGCAGCTGAAGTGATTGCCAATCCGGTGCCGTTTGCTTTTTGGAAGCGCGAGCTCATGTTCGGGCGGGATGGCAGATGGCTACAGGAGAAGTGTTGGACTTATGATGATTGCTTCGCTGAACCCCTCGGCGAGCCAATATGTGAGTTTCCCGATATGGTGGTCGGGCATACAGACAACAGCCAACTTGACGCCTTCCTCTTCTGGTCCCGCGCCCCCTTCGCCGAACGCGCACCCGATGGCTCGGTCATCCTCCGCGACGCTCGCTTCTACGATCCGCGCGCGCGGGATCGGTTCTCGGTGGCGCTGCCCGATGTCGAGTGCGAACCTCTAGCCAATCCGTCACCCTGA
- a CDS encoding serine hydrolase, with protein MRGLLISAAALALAGCAAAYDTVATAPPAPPAVTQSMPAQMASLDPGDSILFWNDARRSAAFRDMESAFPGLEVAPANTIRTLPRQEGRVPAALQADIRAYMAETQAGGVMVLKDGAIVFEDYGLGFGPTGRWTSFSVAKSFTSTLLGAAIADGAIASVDTPVTDIIPALAGTAYDGVSVGQIATMTSGVAWNEDYTDPDSDVARMLGVAPVAGESQAVTYARTLTREAPAGEKWVYKTLETNLLGLIVEQATGQSLAAYAAEKIVEPAGFEGGLFWMQDLTGGNIGGCCLSLRLSDYARMGQFALEGGEGVVPAGWFAKAGSPLVDFAPEAPGFGYGYQWWTYPGDMYGAQGIFGQAITIVPEEQLVVAVVSNWPTATSRAHRDGFRTLVGRLVETLED; from the coding sequence ATGCGTGGATTATTGATTTCGGCGGCGGCCCTGGCGCTGGCGGGTTGCGCGGCGGCTTACGACACCGTCGCAACCGCACCCCCGGCACCGCCGGCGGTAACCCAGTCGATGCCCGCGCAAATGGCGAGCCTGGATCCGGGCGATTCGATCCTGTTCTGGAACGACGCGCGCCGCTCGGCCGCGTTCCGCGATATGGAATCTGCCTTCCCCGGGCTCGAAGTGGCGCCTGCCAATACGATCCGCACGCTGCCGCGGCAGGAAGGCCGCGTGCCCGCCGCGCTGCAGGCCGATATCCGTGCCTATATGGCCGAAACGCAGGCGGGCGGCGTCATGGTCCTCAAGGACGGTGCGATCGTGTTCGAGGATTACGGTCTGGGTTTCGGCCCGACCGGACGGTGGACCAGCTTCTCGGTCGCCAAGAGCTTTACCTCGACCCTGCTGGGTGCGGCAATCGCGGATGGCGCGATCGCCAGCGTCGATACGCCGGTCACCGACATCATCCCCGCGCTGGCAGGTACTGCCTATGACGGGGTGAGTGTCGGCCAGATCGCCACGATGACCTCGGGCGTGGCGTGGAACGAGGATTACACCGATCCCGACAGCGATGTCGCGCGGATGCTTGGCGTGGCCCCGGTGGCGGGCGAATCGCAGGCCGTGACCTATGCCCGCACGCTGACGCGCGAGGCGCCCGCGGGCGAGAAATGGGTCTACAAGACGCTCGAGACCAATCTGCTCGGCCTGATCGTCGAACAGGCGACCGGCCAGTCGCTCGCGGCCTATGCGGCCGAGAAGATCGTCGAGCCCGCCGGGTTCGAGGGCGGGCTGTTCTGGATGCAGGACCTGACCGGCGGCAATATCGGCGGCTGCTGCCTCTCGCTGCGATTGTCGGACTATGCCCGCATGGGCCAGTTCGCGCTCGAGGGCGGGGAGGGCGTGGTACCCGCGGGCTGGTTCGCCAAGGCGGGCTCGCCGCTGGTGGACTTCGCACCCGAGGCCCCCGGCTTCGGATACGGCTACCAGTGGTGGACCTATCCCGGCGACATGTACGGCGCGCAGGGGATTTTCGGGCAGGCGATCACCATCGTACCCGAAGAGCAATTGGTCGTGGCCGTGGTGAGCAATTGGCCAACCGCGACCAGCCGCGCGCACCGCGACGGGTTCCGCACGCTGGTGGGCAGGCTGGTCGAAACGCTGGAAGACTAA
- the purF gene encoding amidophosphoribosyltransferase, which produces MNLTHPFLDEDGDKLREECGVFGAVNATDASAVTALGLHALQHRGQEAAGITSFNGTEFFTLRGLGHVADNFSSQEAIAELPGMMAAGHVRYSTTGGSGLRNIQPLYADLASGGFAVAHNGNISNAGVLREDLVRRGSIFQSTSDTEVIIHLVATSRYPTIMDRLIDALRLLEGAYALIVMTPEGMIACRDPLGIRPLQMGRIGDATLFASETVAFDVVGAEFVRQVEPGEVIKVDFDGNIDSLHPFGNHSARPCIFEHVYFSRPDSVFDGRSIYAARKAIGAELARETPVEADLVIPVPDSGVPAAIGYAQEAGIPFELGIIRSHYVGRTFIQPSDGARHAGVKRKHNANRALVEGKRIVLIDDSIVRGTTSLQIVEMMREAGATEVHFRVASPPTAHSCFYGVDTPERSKLLAARMDVEPMREFIKADSLAFVSIDGLYRAVGEKPRNSACPQFCDACFTGDYPTALTDLTRREDKQQQLSFTSEQVA; this is translated from the coding sequence ATGAACCTCACGCACCCGTTTCTAGACGAGGATGGCGACAAGTTGCGCGAAGAGTGCGGCGTGTTCGGCGCAGTCAACGCGACCGATGCTTCCGCCGTCACCGCCCTGGGCCTCCACGCGCTGCAGCACCGCGGCCAGGAAGCCGCGGGTATCACGAGTTTCAACGGCACCGAATTCTTCACGCTGCGCGGGCTGGGCCATGTGGCGGACAATTTCTCCAGCCAGGAAGCGATCGCCGAACTGCCCGGCATGATGGCCGCGGGCCATGTCCGCTATTCGACCACCGGCGGGTCGGGCCTGCGCAATATCCAGCCGCTCTATGCCGATCTGGCCAGCGGCGGCTTCGCGGTCGCGCATAACGGCAATATCTCGAACGCAGGCGTGCTGCGCGAGGACCTCGTCCGGCGCGGGTCGATCTTCCAGTCGACCAGCGACACCGAGGTCATCATCCACCTCGTCGCCACCAGCCGCTATCCCACCATCATGGACCGGCTGATCGATGCGCTGCGGCTGCTCGAAGGCGCCTATGCGCTGATCGTCATGACCCCCGAGGGCATGATCGCCTGCCGCGATCCGCTGGGCATCCGCCCGTTGCAGATGGGCCGGATCGGCGATGCCACGCTGTTCGCGTCGGAAACCGTCGCCTTCGACGTCGTCGGAGCCGAGTTCGTCCGCCAGGTCGAACCGGGTGAAGTGATCAAGGTCGATTTCGACGGCAATATCGATTCGCTGCATCCCTTTGGCAATCATTCGGCGCGGCCCTGCATTTTCGAGCATGTCTATTTCAGCCGCCCGGATTCGGTGTTCGACGGGCGCAGCATCTATGCCGCACGCAAGGCGATCGGCGCCGAACTGGCGCGCGAGACACCGGTCGAAGCCGACCTCGTCATTCCGGTGCCCGACAGCGGCGTCCCCGCGGCCATTGGCTATGCGCAGGAAGCGGGCATCCCGTTCGAACTGGGGATCATCCGCTCGCACTATGTCGGCCGCACCTTCATCCAGCCGAGCGACGGCGCGCGCCATGCGGGCGTCAAGCGCAAGCACAACGCCAACCGCGCGCTGGTCGAGGGCAAGCGGATCGTCCTGATCGACGACAGTATCGTGCGCGGGACCACCAGCCTGCAGATCGTCGAGATGATGCGTGAGGCAGGGGCCACCGAAGTCCACTTCCGCGTCGCCAGCCCGCCCACCGCGCATAGCTGCTTCTACGGCGTCGACACGCCCGAACGCAGCAAGCTGCTCGCCGCGCGGATGGATGTCGAACCGATGCGCGAATTCATCAAGGCCGACAGCCTCGCCTTCGTCTCGATCGACGGTCTCTATCGCGCGGTCGGCGAAAAGCCGCGCAATTCGGCCTGCCCGCAATTCTGCGACGCCTGTTTCACCGGCGACTATCCCACCGCGCTCACCGATCTGACGCGGCGCGAGGACAAGCAGCAGCAGCTCTCCTTCACGTCCGAACAGGTCGCCTGA
- a CDS encoding cyclopropane-fatty-acyl-phospholipid synthase family protein, with product MDMPTTPRTHDLIAGSQRFARRPGWFARLVAPGFERILGRIDSALTSGTIHGVLPDGSRRTLGGHAPGFECEVELRSWNALIRLASNGSVGWYQAWEAGEWWSPDPVPLFALFMQHASRLGDTARAKGPFRHALKLAHLVNRNTHEGARKNISAHYDLGNDFYAAWLDPTMSYSSALEPGDDGLEAAQRRKWDALATRIGTAREVLEIGCGWGGLASFLAARGADVTAISLSDEQLAWAAAHHGAGVDFRKQDYRDCEGQFDAIVSVEMVEALGREYWPTFMDCIARNLKPGGRAAIQYIAMRDDLFDAYAKSADFIQAYIFPGGLLIRTSEFRRLAEERGLAWRDQRDFGGDYAATLEHWRHNFDAAAAAGHLPEGFDEQFCDLWRYYLMYCEGGFRGGGIDVHQVTLVKEGEM from the coding sequence ATGGATATGCCGACCACCCCGCGCACGCACGACCTTATCGCCGGATCACAACGCTTTGCGCGCCGGCCCGGCTGGTTCGCGCGGTTGGTGGCGCCGGGTTTCGAGAGAATTCTCGGCCGGATCGATTCCGCGCTGACCTCGGGGACCATTCACGGGGTCCTGCCCGACGGCAGCCGCCGGACGCTGGGCGGGCATGCGCCGGGGTTTGAATGCGAAGTCGAGCTGCGCAGCTGGAATGCGCTGATCCGCTTGGCGAGCAATGGCTCGGTCGGCTGGTACCAGGCATGGGAGGCGGGCGAATGGTGGAGCCCAGACCCGGTCCCGCTGTTCGCGCTGTTCATGCAGCATGCGTCGCGGCTGGGTGATACCGCCCGCGCCAAGGGTCCGTTTCGCCACGCGCTCAAGCTGGCGCATCTGGTCAACCGCAACACGCATGAAGGCGCGCGGAAGAATATCAGCGCGCATTACGACCTCGGCAATGATTTCTACGCGGCGTGGCTCGACCCGACGATGAGCTATTCCTCGGCGCTGGAGCCTGGCGACGATGGCCTCGAGGCAGCGCAGCGGCGAAAGTGGGACGCGCTGGCCACACGTATCGGCACGGCCCGCGAAGTGCTCGAAATCGGCTGCGGCTGGGGCGGGCTGGCAAGCTTTCTCGCCGCGCGCGGGGCAGACGTCACAGCGATCAGCCTGTCCGACGAACAATTGGCTTGGGCCGCCGCGCACCACGGCGCCGGGGTCGATTTCCGCAAGCAGGACTACCGCGATTGCGAAGGGCAGTTCGACGCCATCGTCAGCGTCGAGATGGTCGAGGCGCTGGGACGCGAATACTGGCCGACCTTCATGGACTGCATAGCGCGCAATCTGAAACCGGGCGGGCGCGCGGCGATCCAGTATATCGCGATGCGCGACGATCTGTTCGATGCCTATGCCAAGAGCGCCGATTTCATCCAGGCCTATATCTTCCCCGGCGGGCTGTTGATTCGCACGAGCGAATTTCGCCGGCTGGCGGAGGAGCGCGGGCTCGCCTGGCGGGACCAGCGCGATTTCGGCGGCGACTATGCCGCCACGCTCGAACACTGGCGGCACAATTTCGACGCGGCGGCTGCCGCAGGACACCTACCCGAAGGATTCGACGAGCAGTTCTGCGATTTATGGCGCTATTACCTGATGTATTGCGAAGGCGGGTTCCGCGGTGGCGGGATCGACGTCCACCAGGTTACACTGGTGAAAGAGGGAGAGATGTGA
- a CDS encoding lipoprotein-releasing ABC transporter permease subunit: MILSPFEWTIAKRYLLPGKGEAFIALVASISIGVVMLSVAMLVVVMSVMNGFRAELLDKIVGLNGHAIVQAYGGRMDDWENILEEVRQTPGVVDASPLIEQPLLTSFNGRVEAIIVRGNTDEDIDELASKAVSGNFDALQAGASKVAIGIRLAENIGARVGDTITIINPQGRSTPFGTVPRQVGYEVAAIFEVGVYDYDGAFVVMPMQDAQTLMLIGDTVGMIEVTVEDADEVGEILEPVQRAVEGRAVVADWKTINATLFEALQVERAAMAFALSFMVLVAAFNILSSLVMLVRAKTRDIAIMRTMGASRQSLMKIFVTTGFTVGAIGTVVGLALGFSILAGRQQIVQAIGALTGQNLWDPQYRFLTTIPSKVDGSEVTMIALLALGLSFLATLYPAWKAANTDPVQVLRYE, from the coding sequence TTGATCCTCTCCCCATTCGAATGGACTATCGCCAAACGCTATTTGCTTCCGGGCAAGGGCGAGGCCTTCATTGCCCTGGTGGCAAGCATCTCGATCGGCGTGGTGATGCTGTCGGTCGCCATGCTGGTGGTTGTGATGAGCGTGATGAACGGTTTTCGCGCCGAACTGCTCGACAAGATCGTCGGCCTCAATGGCCACGCCATCGTCCAGGCCTATGGCGGACGGATGGACGATTGGGAGAACATCCTCGAGGAAGTGCGGCAGACGCCGGGCGTGGTCGATGCGAGCCCGCTGATCGAACAACCGCTGCTGACGAGCTTCAACGGACGCGTCGAGGCGATCATCGTGCGCGGCAACACTGACGAAGACATCGACGAACTCGCCAGCAAGGCAGTCAGCGGCAATTTCGATGCGCTGCAAGCGGGCGCAAGCAAGGTAGCGATCGGCATTCGGCTGGCCGAGAACATCGGCGCCCGCGTCGGCGACACGATCACGATCATCAATCCGCAGGGGCGCTCGACCCCTTTCGGCACGGTTCCGCGGCAGGTCGGCTACGAAGTCGCGGCGATCTTCGAAGTCGGCGTTTATGATTATGATGGGGCTTTCGTCGTCATGCCGATGCAGGACGCGCAGACGTTGATGCTGATCGGCGATACGGTCGGCATGATCGAGGTGACGGTGGAGGATGCCGACGAGGTCGGCGAAATCCTCGAGCCGGTCCAGCGAGCGGTCGAGGGCAGGGCGGTGGTTGCCGACTGGAAGACCATCAACGCGACACTATTCGAGGCGCTGCAGGTCGAGCGCGCGGCGATGGCCTTCGCGCTCAGTTTCATGGTGCTGGTGGCGGCGTTCAACATCCTCTCCAGCCTCGTCATGCTGGTGCGCGCCAAGACGCGCGACATTGCGATCATGCGGACCATGGGCGCCTCGCGGCAAAGCCTGATGAAAATCTTCGTCACCACCGGGTTTACCGTGGGCGCGATCGGTACAGTCGTTGGGCTTGCGCTGGGCTTCTCGATCCTCGCCGGGCGGCAACAGATCGTGCAGGCGATCGGCGCGCTGACGGGGCAAAACCTGTGGGACCCGCAATATCGCTTCCTCACCACTATCCCGTCGAAGGTCGATGGCAGCGAAGTGACCATGATCGCCTTGCTCGCGCTGGGCCTCAGCTTCCTCGCTACGCTCTACCCGGCGTGGAAGGCGGCGAACACTGATCCCGTGCAGGTGCTGCGTTATGAGTAA
- a CDS encoding glutathione peroxidase: protein MTTIADFAVTTNKGDELALSEKLGKVLLVVNTASKCGFTPQYDGLEELYQDYRDRGFEVLAFPCNQFGGQEPGDAGEIAEFCKVNFGLTFPLMAKVDVNGDKASPLFDWMKREKPGVMGSKTIKWNFTKFLIDRSGQVAKRYGPTDAPKTIAKDIEKLL, encoded by the coding sequence ATGACCACTATCGCCGATTTCGCCGTCACCACGAATAAGGGCGACGAGCTCGCCCTTTCGGAAAAGCTGGGCAAGGTCCTGCTGGTGGTCAACACCGCCAGCAAATGCGGCTTCACTCCGCAATATGACGGCCTTGAGGAGCTCTACCAGGACTACCGCGACAGGGGCTTCGAAGTGCTTGCCTTCCCCTGCAACCAGTTCGGCGGCCAGGAGCCGGGCGATGCGGGCGAGATCGCCGAATTCTGCAAGGTCAATTTCGGCCTCACTTTCCCGCTGATGGCCAAGGTCGATGTCAATGGCGACAAGGCCAGCCCGCTGTTCGACTGGATGAAGCGTGAAAAGCCCGGCGTGATGGGATCGAAGACGATCAAGTGGAACTTCACCAAATTCCTGATCGACCGTTCAGGTCAGGTCGCGAAGCGATACGGGCCGACCGACGCGCCCAAGACGATCGCCAAGGATATCGAGAAGCTGCTCTAG